The Agaribacterium sp. ZY112 genome includes the window TAATTTCTTGCCAATCTTGCCCCCAGTTGGCGGCATCAATAAGTAGGGTGTGGCTTAGGCCTGCATTCCGTAGTGTGCTAATGGCTGATTTATGGCCATCGACCCATGCGCTTGGTGCTTGGTTGTTGCCAAAAGGTTCGTTGGCAATATTAATAATGACGTAATCTTCTTCGCCAATTAAAGCGTCTTTAATATCTACCCAATATTGGGCTGCTTTTTCTAAGGTTCCAGCCTCGTGTTTTTCTCCAGAGCCTGTCACGTCGTGAACTTCTAAGACACACACTAATTTATTGGCCTTACACAGTGAAATAACATTAGCGACATCGCTTGCGCTATTACGCGACCATTGCTGGCCATCACTTAAAACAACACGCACGGTATTTGAGCCCGTGGCGGCGATATCTGCAAAGGATGAGGTTTTATGTGTATACCAAGCATGAGGGTGGTTAACACCCCGCATAATAAAGTTTTGGCCGTTGGCATCGAGTAACTGAGTACCTGAAACCGTAAAGCCTGCATGGGCTTGGTTTAAAAAAAGAACTTGAAGCGCCAAGCCAAAAGCGAGCACTGGCCAATTAACTACCTTGTTTTTCATAATGACACCATATTGTGAAGAGTTGTTTATTAGCACCTATGCGGAGTGATTATTATGTTCGCGAAAGATGCAATTTGAGGGCTTAGTTTTCAGAGTGCGAGCCTTATAAATCGCTCGTTCTTTGGGCACAGATACGCTGAGAATCAGTGCTTGAAACAGTAGAGCGATGAGGGCCTATCTTCTTGTAAAGAAGCACTCAGATTTACTCTTGCTAGTAGTGATGGCGACCACCTATATTGGTGCTCTTTATATTTTTAAAATTGCAGTGTTACAATAAAGAGGCTGGAAAGTTGGGTCAATATAAGTGCGTATAACTTTTCTTAAAGTATGCGCTGTGTCTAAAAAAAGGGTGAAACGCCAACAGATTTTCATGTGCCTGCTGGTGTGCCTAGCTAAAGCTATAGCGCAGAAGCTTACAGTAAGGAAGGCGGAGGAACGCACTTGTTCGTTGCAACTTTTTGTAAGGGGCTTTTATAGTGTCTGAGCCCTTAAAGTCATAGCTGAGGCTAATCTAAGCCAGCCAATCTTCTGGCACGAAGTCTAATATCTTCTGCGTGAGCCAAACCTTTTTTAAACTTTGACTCTGCAGTGGTGATTTCAGTTTCGTCGCCGTTTGCTAAGAGAATCGCTTCAGATAAGATCTTATAAATGTCGTTGATATGATTGTCGTACGAATCTTCAATGGCGTTTTCTAAACCCATAAGCAGTTACTTGTGTTGATTTATGCCAATATTACAGCGTAGTTTTTTTGGGTTTCCAATGAAGCTTGCTTGCAGCCCACTACTATTTACTTCTATTAGTTATCTTTCTGCATTAAATTAATATCACCAAGCTCTACACTTATTGAAAGTGATAAAATCATTTCTGTACTTAAAATGATATCTGATATGGGGATAGGGACTTGCTCTTTAATGCCGCCTTGTTCGATATCCATTAATACCTCTTCGGTGGCAACATTGCCCGGGTTGATAACGGTGAAACCAATTCCTTCGGCCTTAAGAGCTTTACGTAAACTTTGAATGGCACCTCGTAAACCAAACTTACTGGCAGCGTAAGCGACCTGTATAGATGCTATGTGATCTAGTCCCGACAGAGCGCCAAGATAAATAGCCCTTGGGTTTGTAGCTGCTGAAAGGTTTTTGCTAATAGCTTTTGTAAGCTCTATAGGGGCAACTAGATTAGCAAGCATTATGTTATAGGTTTCTGTATAGCTGGTTTTTCGGAAGTCGAAGGTGTCAGTAAAACCTTCGTCTTCCCAAATTCCGCAAGAGAATATTAGAGCATCAATGGTCTTATTAGCTATTTTCTTAGCGACATCTTGTATGCCTTCAGCGGTGCTTATGTCGGCCTTTATCCATTCACAATGCGACGATTCAGATCTAGATACCCCAATAACCTTATCTCCAGACTGGGAAAAGTACCTTGCTAACTCAGCCCCGATTCCACGGCTAGAACCAACAATTAATATCGATTTCATTTTTCAATAAGCTCCGTGTTAGTTTCTTCCTCTTTTTCCTTCCTTCTATATGCAAATCGACCGAATATTAAAATACAAGCCGTAAAGCCTATAAAATAATATCGGTCGATAGTTAACTGATTATTCTTACAGCTGAATAAGCATAATTGTTAAGCAGGGGTAATATACACTTGCATCATAATGCTGCCCTGATTATCAGTCAGCCCAGCGCCGTATTGCCCTAGTAAATCGTCATTAATACATAGCTCTAGTTCGCCAGAAAGCCCCGCTGGTAGGGTGGTTCCATCTCCAATTAAAAAGGCATCACCGCCATTGACTCTACCAACTAACGCGCCTTCGTTTGCGCCCGGTAAGGTGTAACCAGGCTGAGCTGGTGTTTCGAGAGGGGTTCCCGTTGGGCCATACAAAGCACCGCCGTTTTCATTGGGGTTATCTGTCCACTCACCACTGATATAGAACACCTGTGCAGTAGCTCCTGCAGGAATACTCACTCCGGTTTTTTGCCAAGCGACATCAGCAAAGACGGTTACGGGCCAGCTAGGGTAATCACGATCAAAATTGAAGCTGGCACAATTAAACGTCGCATTTGAGTTGTTATTTAGCATATGAATGACACAATCCATTGCAGAGCGTAGGGCAGGTTCTGTCCATCCTCCTTCTACACCATAGTTTTCCCCTGCGAAATAAAGATCGGAGGCAGAGGAATAACATTGGTTGTAAGACAAATCCAACATGTTATCGGCTTCGTTATGTGCTCGATATAATTTAGAGCAACCGATGTAGGTGGGCTCTTTTATCCATTGAATCGTCACAGGGAAGTTCGAGTCAATGTACTGAGTGATGTCCTGACCAACCGTACTCATGGTGATGTTACGGAGTTCAGCAAGTACAAGCTCGGCTAACCGATCTTCTTCATAAGGTAAGAGCTTGAGTGAGTCGTCCTCCCAAGTGTAACTTGCCAATAAAATGCCTTTGTCGTCAGGTTTGCTATCCCATGCTAAGCCATATAAATCTTGCACAAACGTATCAGTAACAATGATTTGTGGGATTTTGCAATCTGGGTAATTATTTTTATTCCAATATTGCCCGGTTAAAGGGAAGAATAATTTACAACTAGAAATATTATGTTGGGTATGTGAGGTGGTTATTTTGGCATCTGGTAATTGAGTTTCTGAAAACCCAGAAAACTCAATCGACATTTGAGCTGCCCATTGGGTAGACGAAACAACAACTTGATCATACTGTTGCCCATTAGGATATTGTGGTGAGTACACTAGCACACCACCGTTAGGGTTCTTTTCTATTTTGCTTATTGGGCAGCTTACATAAAGCTTACTATCAGCATGTAAGGATTTCTTCGAGTCACCAGGAATATCAGTATAATATAAATACTCGACCAGAGATTGGATGCCCTCATAGATCGGCGGCGCTAGAGGTTTAGAAGAGGAATCATAAACGCTCTCATTAAAAAAGGGCAGGGATGAGGGGCTTGTTAAACCTTCAACGGTTTGTAAGTTGGAATCAAAACCAAAAAAAGTACAACGCAAAAACCACAACGAGCTAATACTATAAAAAGCACCCCAGCTGCCATCACCTGTACCGATGGTATACAATAAACTGGCTTGTTCAGCACTCATGCCAAAGCCGCCGACATTACCATTAAAAGTAAGTGGGTCTTTAATACTTTGGGTTATTTCTTCGACCGACATAGCCTCTGCCAGTACCAAATCGTTGAAGGTCATGGTTTCATAGTGAGCTACCATTTTATTCCAACAGATTAACCAATTCTCATTGTTGTGCGTGTAGTAGGTATGGGCCGGAATTGAGAATTTAGCACCGAACTCATTCACTTTTTTGTTGAGTTCTTGCAAAACAACATTATCTGGTGGGCTTTCTTCGGGCCATGAAATCAAACTTGGCGAGTCTGTTTGAGCACCTTGTGGCCCATAACCTTCATTAATGTAAATGCCGGTATTGCCAGGTGCCGCACCTGGGTTTGGAAATGGCGTCAGTATTGCCTTGTTATCCCCAGCTTCACTATTTAAATAGTATCCCAAAATACTATTGTCATCTTCTGGTTTACTAAAAAAAGGCATGCGCATAGCACCCAGTTCCATACCTGCATGGTCCAAATTATCGGCACCACCACCTTGTGTGTCTAAGGGGTTTTTTGTTGTAAATAAACGCCCGCCGATTCTTCCACTGGCTTCATAGATTGTTACATGATACCCGCAACGCAGCAGCTCTCTTGCCGTTGTCATACCTGCTGCACCAGCCCCTACGATAGCGACTGTAGGAGCGTCTCCATGTACTGTTGCCAGACCATTTGGAGATTCTTGTAAAAGCTTAAAATAATCAAATCTAAAATCAGCAGGGTTAGGAAATTTAGGAATCCAGTTGTCTGGATCACTGGATATGGTTTTCAGGTTGTGGGTAATTCCGGGTTTCA containing:
- a CDS encoding SDR family NAD(P)-dependent oxidoreductase; amino-acid sequence: MKSILIVGSSRGIGAELARYFSQSGDKVIGVSRSESSHCEWIKADISTAEGIQDVAKKIANKTIDALIFSCGIWEDEGFTDTFDFRKTSYTETYNIMLANLVAPIELTKAISKNLSAATNPRAIYLGALSGLDHIASIQVAYAASKFGLRGAIQSLRKALKAEGIGFTVINPGNVATEEVLMDIEQGGIKEQVPIPISDIILSTEMILSLSISVELGDINLMQKDN
- a CDS encoding flavin monoamine oxidase family protein, with the protein product MKPGITHNLKTISSDPDNWIPKFPNPADFRFDYFKLLQESPNGLATVHGDAPTVAIVGAGAAGMTTARELLRCGYHVTIYEASGRIGGRLFTTKNPLDTQGGGADNLDHAGMELGAMRMPFFSKPEDDNSILGYYLNSEAGDNKAILTPFPNPGAAPGNTGIYINEGYGPQGAQTDSPSLISWPEESPPDNVVLQELNKKVNEFGAKFSIPAHTYYTHNNENWLICWNKMVAHYETMTFNDLVLAEAMSVEEITQSIKDPLTFNGNVGGFGMSAEQASLLYTIGTGDGSWGAFYSISSLWFLRCTFFGFDSNLQTVEGLTSPSSLPFFNESVYDSSSKPLAPPIYEGIQSLVEYLYYTDIPGDSKKSLHADSKLYVSCPISKIEKNPNGGVLVYSPQYPNGQQYDQVVVSSTQWAAQMSIEFSGFSETQLPDAKITTSHTQHNISSCKLFFPLTGQYWNKNNYPDCKIPQIIVTDTFVQDLYGLAWDSKPDDKGILLASYTWEDDSLKLLPYEEDRLAELVLAELRNITMSTVGQDITQYIDSNFPVTIQWIKEPTYIGCSKLYRAHNEADNMLDLSYNQCYSSASDLYFAGENYGVEGGWTEPALRSAMDCVIHMLNNNSNATFNCASFNFDRDYPSWPVTVFADVAWQKTGVSIPAGATAQVFYISGEWTDNPNENGGALYGPTGTPLETPAQPGYTLPGANEGALVGRVNGGDAFLIGDGTTLPAGLSGELELCINDDLLGQYGAGLTDNQGSIMMQVYITPA